A region of Dioscorea cayenensis subsp. rotundata cultivar TDr96_F1 chromosome 5, TDr96_F1_v2_PseudoChromosome.rev07_lg8_w22 25.fasta, whole genome shotgun sequence DNA encodes the following proteins:
- the LOC120260752 gene encoding probable cysteine desulfurase, translating into MHFMKRFTAKHRNQTPSSKEPQNQTSINSQTPNSMTMMLKPVQDKMIHKSSLDELDTSISPAVIQKLRRYSQNNSSEDRIEWLQSQVIGNQMEFDTPFGQRTLTYADHTASGRSLKFIEDYIIDKVLPSYGNTHTDDSFVGERTTKLAHKASEFIKKCMGGGNDDSIIFCGSGTTAAIKRLQEVIGVAVSPIMRDRVLENVKEEERWVVFIGPYEHHSNILSWRQSLADVVEIGLNSDGLIDLEELERQLKSLKYLDRPKLGSFSACSNVTGIATDTRAVARLLHRHGAFACFDFAASGPYVEINMRSRDELGGYDAVYLSPHKFIGGPGTPGILLMSNSMYRLGSLPPSTCGGGTVAYVNGFNEEDTLYYDKIEEREDAGTPQIIQKIRAALAFWVKEYIGYELIDLHESFYIETALRRLRQNPNIKVLGNTKAKRLSILSFLVYPSTTRTHSSIDDLDNKIQPLNGRFVAKLLNDLFGIQARGGCACAGPYGHSLLNVDEKLSLGIRSVIQKGYNGMKPGWTRISFPYYMAKEEFAFIMAAVEFIGMYGHRFLPLYTFHWESGDWSFDKRAFKYHLMEAELANASRALLSGAIGGVDGTRDLHALIGIENTLVNVKEAKSVGKPHKFAAYLEAAKRLALSLPADPPRNNVPDEIVVTLKLYE; encoded by the exons ATGCATTTCATGAAGCGTTTTACAGCCAAACACAGAAACCAAACACCATCTTCCAAGGAACCTCAAAACCAAACGTCCATTAACTCACAAACTCCAAACTCCATGACCATGATGCTCAAGCCAGTTCAAGATAAGATGATTCATAAATCAAGTTTGGATGAACTTGATACTAGTATCAGTCCTGCTGTGATCCAAAAGCTGAGGAGATACTCACAGAACAACTCATCTGAAGATAGGATTGAGTGGCTACAATCTCAAGTCATTGGCAACCAGATGGAGTTTGACACTCCCTTCGGCCAACGCACACTCACCTACGCCGATCACACCGCTTCCGGCCGCTCCTTGAAGTTCATTGAAGATTACATAATTGATAAAGTCCTTCCATCATATG GAAACACACATACTGATGATAGTTTTGTGGGGGAGAGGACAACCAAGTTGGCACACAAGGCATCAGAGTTCATCAAGAAGTGTATGGGTGGAGGAAATGATGATTCTATAATCTTTTGTGGTTCTGGTACTACTGCTGCAATCAAGAGGCTTCAAGAGGTGATTGGGGTTGCAGTGAGTCCTATCATGCGTGACAGGGTGTTAGAGAATGTCAAAGAGGAGGAGAGATGGGTGGTTTTCATTGGACCATATGAACACCACTCTAATATTCTCTCTTGGAGACAGAGCTTGGCTGACGTTGTTGAGATTGGGTTGAACTCTGATGGTCTGATTGATTTGGAAGAGTTGGAGAGACAGCTTAAGTCTCTCAAGTATTTAGACCGGCCAAAGCTGGGCTCTTTCTCGGCTTGCAGTAACGTCACCGGCATAGCTACCGACACACGTGCCGTTGCTCGTCTTCTTCATCGGCATGGTGCctttgcttgttttgatttTGCTGCCAG TGGACCGTACGTGGAAATCAACATGAGATCTAGAGATGAGTTAGGAGGGTATGATGCTGTATATCTTAGTCCTCACAAGTTCATTGGAGGACCAGGAACTCCTGGCATTCTTTTGATGAGTAATTCTATGTATCGACTGGGATCACTGCCTCCATCCACCTGTGGAGGTGGCACTGTTGCCTACGTCAATGGCTTCAATGAAGaa GATACTCTGTACTATGATAAaatagaagaaagagaagatgcAGGGACAccacaaataatacaaaagataagagcTGCATTAGCATTCTGGGTCAAAGAATACATAGGCTATGAGCTCATTGACCTTCATGAGAGCTTCTACATAGAAACAGCGCTGAGGAGGCTGCGACAAAACCCCAACATAAAAGTGCTTGGAAACACAAAGGCCAAACGTCTCTCCATCCTCTCCTTTCTTGTCTACCCTTCAACAACTCGTACTCATTCCTCCATTGATGACTTAGATAACAAAATCCAGCCACTGAACGGGCGTTTTGTTGCAAAACTACTAAATGACCTCTTTGGTATTCAAGCTCGTGGTGGCTGTGCTTGTGCTGGTCCTTATGGTCACTCTCTTCTCAATGTAGATGAGAAGCTGTCTCTTGGGATTAGATCCGTCATACAAAAG GGTTACAATGGAATGAAGCCTGGATGGACAAGGATTAGCTTTCCATACTATATGGCAAAAGAGGAGTTTGCCTTCATTATGGCAGCAGTTGAGTTCATTGGCATGTATGGTCACCGTTTCCTCCCTCTCTATACCTTTCACTGGGAGTCTGGTGACTGGAGTTTTGACAAACGTGCATTCAAGTACCATTTGATGGAGGCTGAGCTTGCTAATGCATCTCGTGCACTGCTCTCTGGTGCAATTGGAGGAGTAGATGGAACAAGAGATCTCCATGCACTGATTGGGATTGAGAATACTTTAGTTAATGTTAAAGAAGCGAAATCAGTGGGGAAACCACACAAGTTTGCTGCATACTTAGAGGCTGCCAAACGTTTGGCACTGTCTCTTCCCGCTGACCCTCCAAGAAACAATGTTCCAGATGAGATAGTTGTCACATTAAAACTCTATGAGTAA
- the LOC120261608 gene encoding zinc finger BED domain-containing protein RICESLEEPER 3-like codes for MVWAASCDSVTYRLVSGDWPPVHRWSGHRLAGLRVGNFDNAVNEANNVEVNESPIDVEDDEVEENPFAAKKRKKTSKVWDEFKEVTLSDGTKKAECIYCRHQLGLLKSGATTQFIRHLKVCVRRQLALKGQRQLTFSTNLAKSESVNAIQTWKYDQAKVRQVYAHMVLVHDLTFSFVENEVFNHFMRTVSPNWERISRGLSKKDCISAYDIEKKRVTSLLKEVDRVSITTDLWTSTVQDVEYMVVTCHFVDYDWKLQKRLLCFRSIVPPHTGVAVCDELARCIADWGLEKKLMSVSVDNASYNDVAVNLLKANLNLNNQNALVLDGKLFHVRCCAHILNILVQYGLGEIGDIVCNVRASVKHISKSCEYPTSNLFLLELTTVKKALSKHVEGDNDFMRQMAARMIRKFDKYWGDNNLLISIAAILDPRNKMTLVEWAFPFFYSVDDVPNKMSFVRSSLYKLYNEYVAAFKAKSDMDTQSQLSAPTTSSSSSASVGRSRGRAEFDNFIRNVGSFQLIKSELDVYLEEGVHIHNESIDPPFDVLEWWKANYLKFRVLSKMACDVLSIPITTVPSESAFSTAKRVIESHHASLAPATVEALMCSGDWLRAYYGIQRKEKATQVSQSTIPKVAYTPPISVTNRLPLRREYLIAVGIVFPSHTWESPFLVDDPEVYWMSVFKLPAWVIHEIDKIRRDFLWKGPDLGSCKGYLEDQALLKLPELQIHRLHRRFGVKLDSGVIRFSPA; via the exons ATGGTCTGGGCGGCCTCCTGTGATTCGGTCACCTACCGACTGGTCTCCGGTGACTGGCCACCAGTCCACCGGTGGTCTGGCCATCGGTTGGCAGGCCTCCG TGTGGGAAATTTTGATAATGCTGTTAATGAGGCTAACAATGTTGAAGTTAATGAATCTCCCATCgatgttgaagatgatgaagtagAAGAGAATCCATTTGCAgccaagaaaagaaagaagacctCCAAAGTTTGGGATGAATTCAAAGAAGTTACTCTCTCGGATGGAACAAAAAAGGCAGAATGTATTTATTGTAGGCATCAACTTGGCCTATTGAAGTCTGGAGCAACAACTCAGTTTATCCGCCATTTGAAGGTGTGTGTGAGACGACAATTAGCATTGAAGGGACAAAGGCAGCTGACTTTCTCAACAAATTTGGCAAAATCTGAAAGTGTGAATGCAATTCAAACCTGGAAATATGACCAAGCAAAGGTGCGGCAAGTTTATGCTCATATGGTTTTAGTGCATGATttaacattttcatttgttgagAATGaagtttttaatcattttatgaGAACTGTTAGCCCTAATTGGGAAAGAATAAGTAGAGGCCTGTCAAAAAAAGACTGTATATCTGCTTAtgacattgagaaaaaaagagTAACTTCATTGTTGAAAGAAGTTGATCGAGTTAGTATCACTACTGATTTGTGGACATCTACGGTGCAAGATGTAGAGTATATGGTTGTCACTTGTCATTTTGTGGATTATGATTGGAAATTGCAAAAACGTTTGTTATGCTTTCGTTCTATTGTCCCTCCACACACTGGTGTTGCTGTTTGTGATGAGTTAGCAAGATGCATAGCTGATTGGGGTCTTGAGAAAAAGTTGATGAGCGTCTCAGTTGATAATGCAAGTTATAATGATGTTGCTGTGAATTTGTTGAAAGCTAATCTGAATTTGAACAATCAGAATGCACTTGTTCTTGATGGGAAATTATTTCATGTGAGGTGTTGtgcacatattttaaatatcctGGTTCAATATGGGCTTGGTGAAATTGGTGATATAGTTTGCAATGTGCGTGCAAGTGTGAAGCATATTAGTAAAA GTTGTGAGTATCCTACTTCAAATTTGTTTCTCCTTGAACTCACAACTGTAAAGAAAGCTTTGTCTAAACATGTGGAAGGGGATAATGATTTTATGAGACAAATGGCAGCAAGAATGATTAGaaagtttgataaatattgggggGACAATAATTTGTTGATATCAATTGCAGCTATTTTAGATCCAAGGAATAAGATGACTTTAGTTGAGTGGGCTTTCCCTTTTTTCTATTCAGTGGATGATGTTCCAAATAAAATGAGTTTTGTTCGATCATCACTTTACAAGCTTTATAATGAGTATGTGGCAGCTTTCAAGGCCAAGAGTGACATGGATACTCAAAGTCAACTTTCTGCTCCTacaacttcttcttcatccagTGCTAGTGTTGGTAGATCAAGAGGAAGGGCTGAATTTGATAATTTCATTAGAAATGTGGGTTCTTTTCAATTGATAAAGTCAGAATTAGATGTGTACTTGGAAGAAGGTGTTCACATACACAATGAGAGCATTGATCCTCCATTTGATGTCTTGGAGTGGTGGAAAGCTAATTATTTGAAGTTTCGGGTTTTGTCAAAGATGGCTTGTGATGTTCTATCCATACCAATAACCACAGTACCTTCTGAGTCGGCTTTTAGTACGGCCAAAAGAGTTATTGAGTCGcatcatgcttcattagcaccGGCTACGGTTGAAGCATTGATGTGTAGTGGAGATTGGTTGAGAGCTTATTATGGGatccaaagaaaagaaaag gCTACTCAGGTCTCTCAATCAACTATTCCAAAAGTTGCTTATACTCCACCAATTTCGGTTACCAATAGACTTCCTCTTCGGCGAGAATACTTAATTGCAGTCGGGATTGTCTTCCCGTCACATACCTGGGAGTCCCCCTTTCTGGTAGACGACCCAGAAG TATACTGGATGTCAGTCTTCAAACTACCTGCCTGGGTCATTCATGAGATTGACAAAATCAGAAGAGACTTCCTTTGGAAAGGTCCTGACCTAG GAAGCTGCAAAGGTTACTTAGAAGATCAAGCGCTCCTTAAACTTCCTGAGCTCCAGATCCATAGACTCCACAGGCGATTTGGCGTCAAACTTGACTCAGGAGTAATTCGATTCTCCCCTGCCTGA